CTGACGTATCTTTGGGTCATATGGCAGGCTGGTGTCAGGATAGGTCATCAGCCCGTGAGATGGGAACTGAAAACCCTGCTAGCCGGGATAGTTGCCCAGTCACCGGGTTTTTTCCTTACTGTGGCCAACATCAAATATTACTGGGGAACCGGAATCGTGTCCGGCGACTATACCTTTGCTTTTGAGTTGTGGCATACTCCGGCGTTGCCATGGTTGTCTTTATTCTCGTTCCCGGTGTACGATGGGTTCAAGTCTTACTTCCTCGCTCTCTTCTTGCTCTCGCCCTTGTATCTGGCGTTGTTGTTGATGGCGGGTTACAGAGCACGCAGGTGGACGGAAACAAGCCCCCGGGAGGGATTGAAACAGGCCTGACAGGGCCGATGATGGAACAGGAGATGACTAGACGTGAAGGTTCTCTTGGTAGCGCTTAACGCCAAATTCGTCCACACCAACCTTGCTGTTCGGTATTTGAAGTCTTACTGTGAATCGGACTTTCCCGACATAGTGGTGAGGGAGTTTACTATCAATGAGTACCTGCCCGACATCATGGCCGAGATCTACCGGGAAAAGCCCGATATCATAGGGTTTTCCTGCTACATCTGGAACATAGAAGGGGTCTTTCGCTTAACACGCGACCTGAAGCAGGTTTTGCCCGGCTGCGTGGTAATACTCGGCGGCCCGGAGGTGTCATTCGACTCTGTGGACCTGTTGGAAGCCCATCCTTTCATCGACGGTATCGTAAGGGGTGAAGGGGAAGAAACGTTTTTAGAGTTGCTCCGTTCTTTGGACAACAGGGGATCGGGGCTGGTAAAAGGCGTAACCTGGAGAGAGGGGAATAGGGTCATTTATTCAGAAGACCGGAATCCCATAACTCGCCTTGACAGTATTCCATTCCCATACGAGAAGGAAACGGAAAACCTCAACGGGCGGATAGTCTACTACGAGACTTCGCGTGGATGTCCTTTTAACTGTAGTTACTGCATTTCATCTACCACCCGTGGGGTTCGCTGGTTTACTTTAGAAAGAGTTAAAGAAGACTTAAGAAAACTACTCCAAATAAAACCAAAGGAAATAAAGTTTGTGGACCGCACTTTCAACGCCAACCCGAAACGGATGCGGGAGATAATGGATTTCCTTATCCAAGAGGCCAAAGAAACCTCGTGTCATTTTGAAATCGCAGCCGACCGGCTTGACCAGGGGACAATCGAATTTCTTAAATCCGTTCCCCTTGGGGTCTTCAGGTTCGAGATCGGGGTTCAGTCGACCAATCCCGAGGTTCTCCAGGCGGTGAACCGGCCTATGAACTGGGAGTTGCTGGAGAGTAACGTCAAGAGCATCCGTCAGCAGCACAATATCTTCATTCACCTGGACCTTATCGCCGGTTTGCCCGGTGAAACTTACCATTCCGTGGCCAATTCTTTCAATCAGGTTTACCGTCTATGTCCTGATCACCTCCAACTCGGGTTCTTGAAGATGCTTAAAGGATCGGCTATACGAGACAAGAGCTACGAGCACGGTTACAAGTTCAGTTTTGAGCCACCGTATGAAGTCTTGCAGAATGCCTACATAACCTATGGTGAAATGGTCCGGCTTAAGCGCATAGAGGACTTGGTAGAGAAGTATTATAACAGCGGCGATTTCGCCCACAGCCTGCGTTACATGATTAAACACGGGTGGAAAGACGATGCCTTCAGATTTTACGAAGAGTTTGCTGGGTATTGGGAAGACAAGCGGTGGCACCGGGTGCACCATAACAAGAGCAGCTTATACTCTATGCTAATGCAGTTCGTATCACAGCGCAGGCCAGATCTGATCAGACCTGTGAACGAACTGCTCAAGTTCGATTACCTTTTGAATTATCATTCACAGAAACTACCTGACGGACTAACCAGGATCGAGCTACCGGGGCAGAAAGAATTCTTTGATGACTTTTTGCGGCAAGAAAATAACAGGCTAAGATACTTTTCAACGATGCAGGATGTTGCGCTGGGTAAACTGAAACGCCAGCTTCACCTGGAAGTATTCACGGAAGACGTGCTTTTTTTAGGTGAGCTACGAGAGCGCGAGCTGTCGGGGCCCTATTTTTTAGTTCTCTTTAGAAAAGGCGACAATGCTTGTGACCTTGGTCAACTAAGTGTATACGGGTTTCCTGATCGGATCTGTTGAAAAAGGAAGGGGGCTTAATTCATGAAGCCAGTGTATGTCATTGGGCACAAGAATCCAGACATAGACGCCATAGCTTCGGCCATAGCCTATGCCCGGCTTAAATCAAAATTGAACCACGGGGCCTTTGTCCCGGCAGCGGCGGGAGAGGTGAATGCTGAAACCAGGTTCGTACTCGACTTTTTCGCATTAGAGCCGCCAGAATTGGTTACCGACGTGGGGACCAAAGTGGAGGATTTACTTGAAGATGAAGCCGTGTTTTCCGTGCCTCCAGAAACAACCCTTCGGGAAGCGGGACGCCTCATACGGGTTCACAACATAAAGACGCTCCCGGTAGTAGATTCGAAAGCGAGGCTTTTGGGCTTGTTAACAGTAGGGGACGTGGCCCAGATTTATTTAGACCGGCTGGGACAAGAAGAGGAAGACCCGCAGAAGGTGGTTTCAGTTCTTTCCTCAGTCCTTTCAACCAAAGTTTCGGAGATAATGAAAACTCAAAACCTAGTGCTGTTTGAAAAGTCGGAAACGGTAGAGGAAGCGAAGAAGCAAATGCTCGCTACCAGATACCGAAACTACCCGGTGGTAGACGAGGAGAACCGCTTGGCCGGCATCATCTCGCGTCACCATTTGCTGCAAATGAAGCGTAAAAAGGTCATATTGGTGGATCACAACGAAAAGAAACAAGCGGTTGAGGGAATAGAAGAAGCGGAGATACTGGAAATCATCGATCACCACAGGGTAGGGGATCTCCAGACTGTTTCACCGATTTTTTTCAGGAATGAGCCGGTCGGGGCTACATCCACCTTAGTAGCCGAGCTTTACCGACAACATGGCGTTGAGGTTGAACCCCCGGTTGCGGGGTTGCTGCTGTCCGGTATACTATCAGACACGATGATATTCAGGTCACCTACCACCACAGGGAAAGACAAGGAGATTGCCAAGTATTTAGGGAAGATAGCGGGGTTGGAACCGGAAAGCTGGGGGAAAGAAATCTTTCGCCGCGCGGTTCGCGTCGAGGATGAACCTATTCAGAACACGGTTTTGCAGGACTTGAAAGAGTACCAACACGGGGACCTGGTTTTTGCTATTTCTCAAGTAGAAACCATCGACCTAGATGCTCTGCGCAAGAGAAAACGGGATATACTGGAGGCAATGGAGGGAATTTGTAATAAACGGGGTTATCACTTGCTGTTGCTGATGGTTACCGATGTCTTCGCCGAGGGGACCGAATTGTTCGCGGCAGGTCCAAGGAAAGAGATTGCAGCATCGGCTTTCAGCCTTCCTTTGGAGCAAGAAACAGTGTTCCTAAAAGGAGTGATGTCGCGGAAAAAGCAGGTGGTTCCCCTGATATACAAGGTGCTGGCCGAACAGTCTCTGTTCTAGAAAAGGTTATGTTGATAGTTCTAGACAAAGTGATTGCCTAGGATGTAAAATAATGCTCAGGATATGGACGGGGCCGTAGCTCAGCAGGGAGAGCGTCTGGTTCGCATTCAGAAGGTCGAGGGTTCGAGTCCCTTCGGCTCCACCAACCATTGTTAACGTAGCCCGATTAATCGGGCTTTTTTCATGCTATCAGCACTTTAGTCGTTTACGTCGATATCGGTTCCGTGTAAAAAATCTGGCAGCTTCCTGAAAGGGAACATACAGAAACGGCTGAGACTGTCTTCAAGCGTCCCTCGCCAAGCCTTGCTCTGTGTGTTGGTAAGGCTAATAATGTAAAAAAAGGTAAGAGAAGCGCGGTTGCGGGTGCAGAATGTTGAGAAAATGCTTCTTGATAGCGGGCTTTGATGATAAAATTTACGGAGGAGAAAGAGGAACGGGAGGGTACTGTTTGAAGAAAATCAGGATCGCCCGTGAAGGAATCCCTTACGTGGCGTTTTTCTTGCTTTTGGCTGTAGCTTTTTACCTATGGAAGCCTAGCTGGTCCGGATTGCCTCTCGGCCTGGCCTTATTTTCCGCCTTTTTTTTTCGCAACCCTGACCGGCATATACCCGATCAGCCCGGGGTTGTAGTTTCTCCCGCTGACGGGGTGATTTTGGACATAAGCGAAACATTTGAGCCCGAGTATATCAAAGACAAGGCTCTGAGGGTCAGTATATTCTTAAGTCTTTTCAATGTTCACATTAACCGAATTCCTGTAGATGGAGAGGTCGAATACATCTCAAGGGTAAGCGGTAAGTTTGTTCCTGCTTTTCATCGGGACGCTTCCCGGCTGAATTCGCGTAATCTGGTGGGAATGCGGACGGAGTGGGGGAAGCTCTTGGTAGTTCAAATCACAGGCTATGTTGCCAGGAGGATAGTATGTCATGCCCGGATCGGCGAGAGATACCGGACGGGGGACGTTTTTGGCCTTATCAAATTCGGTTCTTGTACCGAAGTTTATCTGCCTCTCGATGTAGAGCTCTGCGTCAGGGTAGGGGAGAAGGTCAGAGGCGGAGAGAGCATTATCGGGAGGTTTGCAACATGAAGTTTGTACCTAACTTGCTGACCCTCTTGAATCTTTCGCTGGGAACGCTGGCGTTGATTAACCTGTTTACCGGCGATTATGCCAAATCGGCGGTGTATATCTTGTTGGCGGTCGTACTCGATGGTATGGATGGCCGGCTGGCGCGCCGCCTGCAGGTAGCCTCGGAAATGGGGAAACAGATGGATTCTTTATCGGACCTGGTTTCTTTTGGAGTAGCACCTGCCCTGTTGGTGTTCGTCCAGGTTTTTTCCCCCACTTACGGGTACAGTCTCATTTCCGTCGCTGTTACGGTGCTGTTTGTGATATGTGGAGCGTATCGCCTCGCGCGTTTTAACGTGCTGAATATAACGGATTATTTTGTGGGTGTCCCTATTACCGTAGCCGGCGGGCTGGTGGGAGCTTTGAGCTTCCTGGCTTCTATATTGCCTGCTATAGGATTCTTACTGATCTTACCCGTCCTATCATTTCTTATGATAAGTTCTATCAAAGTACCTAAATGGTGAGAATTAAGCAGGTTGGCGTTTGGTGGAGCCTGGTTACAATCGGAAAGGCTCGTCTGAGTTCCATGCTAGGCTTTTGGACAACCGGTAAAGCCTGGCCTTCTGCTGAAATTGGTTGGCGGCGATGAGCTTCCCCTCGAGGTAGTAATAAGTTCTGGCCGGTATCAGCTTGTAACCTTTAGTGTGTATTATTTCCACTGCTGGCCCGTCATCCCGGTGGTACTGTCCGTGGCAGAGCCAGTAACGGGCTAGGCAGCTACCAGAGGAGTTATACATTTGGCGGGCAGGACCGCCGTCCCTGTGTAGCTTGCCGTACAGGTACCATTCTTCTAGTCTCAACTTGCCGCTGGTAAAATACTCTTCCACAGCGGGACCGTCTGGCCTGTGCAGGCGGTCGTTAACATACCATTTTCGGGAACGGATGGTTCCCGTATCGTAGAAGGTTTCTTGGGCCGGGCCATTTTCACAGTGTCGTTGATCTTTATACCACCATTCTCGGCAAACAAGCACCGTTTCCCCTTCTCTGGTCAGAAAAACAAGAACTGCAGGTTCGTGTTCCCGGTGCAGACACCCCTTAATATACCAACGTTCTTCACGCTTGATTCGTCCTTCTGTTTGCTCGTGAGCAATATAGGCCGGGCCCTGATCACGGTGTCTTAATCCACTAAAATACCATTCTTCCCTGCTTTCCGTGCCAATAGGATTGCAGACGATCCGAGCCGGGCCGTCTTCGCGGTGTAACAACCCGTTCAAGTACCATCTTTCTTCTACCAGGAAACCGTCTTCGGTGTATCTTAGAAAAGCGGGGCCGTCGGTGCGGTGATACTCTCCGTCCTTTTTCCATTCCGCGGTTTTGACCGCGCCGCGGGGATAGCACTCAACCACGGCGGCACCGGTAAGCATATGACGCGGGCTTACAACCATGAACAGCCCTCCTAGCTCAATGTCCGTAAGCATTAGCCGAGTTCTGGCGATGTACTACCTTTACTCCGGGGAGGTTTTCGACTACTTTCGCATCGGATGGAGAACCGAAATTCAACCACAGCACATTGTTGCCGCTAACTTTGTGTATTCGAACCATTTTCTGCTTAAAACCTGGAGTTTCCAAGTCATCGATACAGCTATCGGTGCAAACCACCACCAACTGCCCCTGTTCCAGTTTCTGTAAAACCTGATCCAGTGCGGGATTTATAACTGTGCCACCACCGCCCGGGATTTCGCGCAGCTGCCGTAAATCCGCCTGAGATTTCACCGTGATTTCAGCATAAGCACTGGCATCCCAGGGGATTATCTTGATCTCTCCGGGGCAGGCTAACCATTGGAAATAAGAAAGCGCGGTACCGGTGATGAGTTCCAATTGGTCACGCATGGACCCGCTGGTGTCGGCTAAAAGCCACATCGTTGCTGGGTCTCCCTCGTGGAGCACGCCGGGATACTCGTCCAGTTTACGCGAAGGTCGGCTCCAGGAAGAGATCACGCGAGTCGAGTTCAAGGTGTTGGCCAGTTCGCGACGAACAAGTGTGTCCCAGGGGATGGTCACCGAACAGGCTTGTTCCAGAAGCAGCAGGTGCCCTCCTGGTTGGTCTCCTGCTTTTTTACTTTGCCTGGCTTCGACGACAGCAATCTTCATAGCACGACTCCAGCTTTCTTCGGGGTTATCTTCCAGTTGGTCAAGACCCGGGCGAACTATCAAGGCGTCCTCAGGTACCAACTCACCGTGGACACCTTTAGCCCTGGTTATCGGAGCAGGTGTTTGATGTTGATTGTCCAAGAAGTCTGTTTTCGAATTCAGCCTCTTCGCCTCTGGAGGTAAAACGAATCCTTTGTTGCCCTCTACTATGGCTAGGAATAGGTCTTTCCAGCTGAACCTGCAGTAATGCTTAGTTTCCAGGTCTTCTTTCAAGTGACTTGGGAAATCGGCTCCGGATCTCCGGATGAACTGTTCGAGATCGTGAGAACTGCTGATGGTGAGACTTTTGATCAGGTCTGCCCGCGGTAAAACGTCGGAACAGAAGTTGTTAACCATGTAATCCATGCAGGCGTTGGCCCACTGGCGGGCAGCCTGGGGCTCGATATCGTAAGCAGTGAGAAATGTTTCAGACACGAGGCCGCGAAACTCCCATGGATGCCGCAATAACAGGTGGGCTACTTCGTGAAGGAGGGCGAAGCGGAGCTCGTCGGCCCAATCGCGGTGCAGTTCCTGGGCGAGATCGACGACCGCATTCCAAAAAGGAGGGTTAACATATACTTTTCCGTCTTCGGCAGCAAATATAGTAGTCTCTGGCTCAGGAGGCATGACACATACAGGCGCTTGATAAAGAGCCCAGCGCAGGAATCCATCAGTGGTTGTAGCGATGAGCCAAGAGATGCTTTGGGCCAGTTTTTTCGACAGCCCACCTAGATCCCTTTCTCTCAGCATTTCGAAGTTTTCCTTGATAAGCCGGGTTATTGTCGGCTTGTTCACCGCGTTGCACCGCCTCTCATCGCGTCACCGGCCGTTGTCTTCGGATGAGATAAACTCCTTCAGATGAGAAGCCATTAGGATCCCGGCCACGCGAGTAATGGTCCTCGTTTCGTCCGAAGCTTCGGAACAAACGGCAAAGGGGTTAAATTCCCTGGTCTCGACGTTATCTTGTTGATTTATGACCTGTTCGAAGTCGGCGACTGTCCATTCTTGATACAGGTCCAGGAGATGAGCGCAAGCCCCGGGATCTGATCCCTCCATGATGCTCTTCAAGAACTGCAACCTACCACAGCTGGCCCGAACATGCCCGAGTCTTCCGCTCGTGAACATACCGGCTCCCGCCAAAATACCAGGAGCGTGCTCTTTGGCGGCAGCGACGGCGGCTTTGATCGAGGGTCCTAGATTCTCTAAAACTTCCCTCGCCATAGGAGAAACGAGGATTTCATCGATCTCGGATGCCGATCGCGGAACACTGTGTCCCAACAACGCCAGCATGGCCCATACCCCACAGGGCGACATATTCTTAAGATCCCTTTCTCTCAGACCTTTACGTAAAGCATCTACTAACCCCATGTTATTTCGATACCATTCCGCGAAGATGCCGCTTTCTTTGACTCCGATAATGCCGTTGGCCGACTCTTCAACCAAGAGGTGAAGCTCCGTCTCATCTATAAACCCCTGTTTAAGCAACGCTGTGTAACCACACACCTTCTGCAGTAGGAGGTCACAAGAACGGGGAGTTACCATAGGCGACATGACATCAGGATTATTGGTTTCCGGAACTGAGGCCAGGTAGGATAAATAACCAGCGACCCCCGTATCGAGGGAATCGCCGTATTGCCTCTGGGCATATGCCAACCACTCATGGGGAAGAGGGGGATCAAAGTCTATAATCTCTACCCTTGACCTTAAGGGCTCCGGCAACCCTGTAGCCAAAAAGCTTTGTTCAGGTCGGTTGCCAGCAAGTATTATCATAACCGTAGGATTGAGATAAGCGTAACCTACTTTATGTTCGCCTACCATTTTAAGCATCACCGACATCAGGTCCGGGCGGCGGATGTTGGTTACTTCATCGATGAAGAGGATGCCTGGATATTCTTGGAGATAAGGTACCCAGGCAGTAGGCAAGAACGCGGTTATTCTCTTTTCGATAACACCATCGTTGTAAAGCAGGGCAAACGACTCCACCGGTTTGCCGCTAAAATCCATGGGCTCGTGGGTAAGCATGTTCAAATCAACGATGAAGAAGGGACCGCCGTTTGCTACTGCTGCTTCCAGAAGCTGGTTGCGGCGAGTCTCGTGCAGACGCTCAAACTCGTTGAAGTCTATGAGTACCCGTCCCATCTGGGCAGCGATGTTTTGGGCTGCTTCTTTCACACAAACCGTCTTGCCGATTCCAGGAGCACCCAAAAAACATATGGGAACCGGTCTTGCTCCTGTCATCTGGGCAGCGTAGTAGGAGTATTCGATGTATTTGCGGGCTTCCTTGAACCTCACAGCATCACTTCCTTCCAGGACTTTCACTCCTGATCTAAATTGTACTACTTACTCAAAATCAGGCAATGCGGGAAATGCCGGCATTTTAAAACTTTCTTAAAACACGCGATTCCAAATAAGGCAAGAAAGACGATTGTGTTAAAATATTCAGAGGTGATATGAGGTGAACAGGTTATTGAGAACCGTTTTTGCAGTACTGATTATTTTCTCTATTTTCTTCGCCCTTGGGGCTGCCTTACCGCTGGCTTTGGCCCAGCTTTACGATGTTAGTTTGGAAGACTGGTCATATCGGGCTCCGGCTCAGACCACCATCTATACCACCGACGGTCAGGTGCT
The sequence above is drawn from the Syntrophothermus lipocalidus DSM 12680 genome and encodes:
- a CDS encoding B12-binding domain-containing radical SAM protein, encoding MKVLLVALNAKFVHTNLAVRYLKSYCESDFPDIVVREFTINEYLPDIMAEIYREKPDIIGFSCYIWNIEGVFRLTRDLKQVLPGCVVILGGPEVSFDSVDLLEAHPFIDGIVRGEGEETFLELLRSLDNRGSGLVKGVTWREGNRVIYSEDRNPITRLDSIPFPYEKETENLNGRIVYYETSRGCPFNCSYCISSTTRGVRWFTLERVKEDLRKLLQIKPKEIKFVDRTFNANPKRMREIMDFLIQEAKETSCHFEIAADRLDQGTIEFLKSVPLGVFRFEIGVQSTNPEVLQAVNRPMNWELLESNVKSIRQQHNIFIHLDLIAGLPGETYHSVANSFNQVYRLCPDHLQLGFLKMLKGSAIRDKSYEHGYKFSFEPPYEVLQNAYITYGEMVRLKRIEDLVEKYYNSGDFAHSLRYMIKHGWKDDAFRFYEEFAGYWEDKRWHRVHHNKSSLYSMLMQFVSQRRPDLIRPVNELLKFDYLLNYHSQKLPDGLTRIELPGQKEFFDDFLRQENNRLRYFSTMQDVALGKLKRQLHLEVFTEDVLFLGELRERELSGPYFLVLFRKGDNACDLGQLSVYGFPDRIC
- a CDS encoding putative manganese-dependent inorganic diphosphatase gives rise to the protein MKPVYVIGHKNPDIDAIASAIAYARLKSKLNHGAFVPAAAGEVNAETRFVLDFFALEPPELVTDVGTKVEDLLEDEAVFSVPPETTLREAGRLIRVHNIKTLPVVDSKARLLGLLTVGDVAQIYLDRLGQEEEDPQKVVSVLSSVLSTKVSEIMKTQNLVLFEKSETVEEAKKQMLATRYRNYPVVDEENRLAGIISRHHLLQMKRKKVILVDHNEKKQAVEGIEEAEILEIIDHHRVGDLQTVSPIFFRNEPVGATSTLVAELYRQHGVEVEPPVAGLLLSGILSDTMIFRSPTTTGKDKEIAKYLGKIAGLEPESWGKEIFRRAVRVEDEPIQNTVLQDLKEYQHGDLVFAISQVETIDLDALRKRKRDILEAMEGICNKRGYHLLLLMVTDVFAEGTELFAAGPRKEIAASAFSLPLEQETVFLKGVMSRKKQVVPLIYKVLAEQSLF
- a CDS encoding phosphatidylserine decarboxylase family protein is translated as MKKIRIAREGIPYVAFFLLLAVAFYLWKPSWSGLPLGLALFSAFFFRNPDRHIPDQPGVVVSPADGVILDISETFEPEYIKDKALRVSIFLSLFNVHINRIPVDGEVEYISRVSGKFVPAFHRDASRLNSRNLVGMRTEWGKLLVVQITGYVARRIVCHARIGERYRTGDVFGLIKFGSCTEVYLPLDVELCVRVGEKVRGGESIIGRFAT
- the pssA gene encoding CDP-diacylglycerol--serine O-phosphatidyltransferase: MKFVPNLLTLLNLSLGTLALINLFTGDYAKSAVYILLAVVLDGMDGRLARRLQVASEMGKQMDSLSDLVSFGVAPALLVFVQVFSPTYGYSLISVAVTVLFVICGAYRLARFNVLNITDYFVGVPITVAGGLVGALSFLASILPAIGFLLILPVLSFLMISSIKVPKW
- a CDS encoding DUF2201 family putative metallopeptidase, which encodes MNKPTITRLIKENFEMLRERDLGGLSKKLAQSISWLIATTTDGFLRWALYQAPVCVMPPEPETTIFAAEDGKVYVNPPFWNAVVDLAQELHRDWADELRFALLHEVAHLLLRHPWEFRGLVSETFLTAYDIEPQAARQWANACMDYMVNNFCSDVLPRADLIKSLTISSSHDLEQFIRRSGADFPSHLKEDLETKHYCRFSWKDLFLAIVEGNKGFVLPPEAKRLNSKTDFLDNQHQTPAPITRAKGVHGELVPEDALIVRPGLDQLEDNPEESWSRAMKIAVVEARQSKKAGDQPGGHLLLLEQACSVTIPWDTLVRRELANTLNSTRVISSWSRPSRKLDEYPGVLHEGDPATMWLLADTSGSMRDQLELITGTALSYFQWLACPGEIKIIPWDASAYAEITVKSQADLRQLREIPGGGGTVINPALDQVLQKLEQGQLVVVCTDSCIDDLETPGFKQKMVRIHKVSGNNVLWLNFGSPSDAKVVENLPGVKVVHRQNSANAYGH
- a CDS encoding AAA family ATPase produces the protein MRFKEARKYIEYSYYAAQMTGARPVPICFLGAPGIGKTVCVKEAAQNIAAQMGRVLIDFNEFERLHETRRNQLLEAAVANGGPFFIVDLNMLTHEPMDFSGKPVESFALLYNDGVIEKRITAFLPTAWVPYLQEYPGILFIDEVTNIRRPDLMSVMLKMVGEHKVGYAYLNPTVMIILAGNRPEQSFLATGLPEPLRSRVEIIDFDPPLPHEWLAYAQRQYGDSLDTGVAGYLSYLASVPETNNPDVMSPMVTPRSCDLLLQKVCGYTALLKQGFIDETELHLLVEESANGIIGVKESGIFAEWYRNNMGLVDALRKGLRERDLKNMSPCGVWAMLALLGHSVPRSASEIDEILVSPMAREVLENLGPSIKAAVAAAKEHAPGILAGAGMFTSGRLGHVRASCGRLQFLKSIMEGSDPGACAHLLDLYQEWTVADFEQVINQQDNVETREFNPFAVCSEASDETRTITRVAGILMASHLKEFISSEDNGR